The proteins below come from a single Mesobacillus jeotgali genomic window:
- a CDS encoding prepilin-type N-terminal cleavage/methylation domain-containing protein: MGKKLDDQSGITLLEVLLSIVLLVIVLTSFAGFFTQSAMFVKKNEDKISTTQTVQQIVNLIEVKLTRDTLSTSTECPSLPCTLNEDHLAELLDRSFGSTHKISVSFNNGEEGLIRVEVSVQDRNNPDSTSRTFTYIRR, translated from the coding sequence TTGGGCAAAAAGTTGGATGACCAAAGCGGAATCACCTTGCTGGAAGTTTTGCTGTCAATTGTACTACTTGTAATCGTTCTTACATCTTTTGCTGGCTTCTTTACACAATCAGCAATGTTTGTAAAAAAAAATGAAGACAAAATCAGTACAACCCAGACAGTCCAGCAAATAGTGAATTTAATAGAAGTGAAGCTGACCAGGGATACACTGAGCACCAGCACCGAATGCCCGAGTCTTCCATGCACCCTCAATGAGGATCACTTGGCGGAACTATTGGACCGTTCATTCGGTAGTACACACAAGATTTCTGTCAGCTTCAATAATGGTGAAGAGGGGTTAATTCGCGTGGAAGTGTCTGTGCAAGATCGAAACAACCCAGACAGTACTTCAAGGACTTTTACATATATAAGAAGGTGA
- a CDS encoding type II secretion system F family protein, with amino-acid sequence MARFKYSGRDRTKKRSGTITAGSKREALEKLREDGIRTTEIIEVPETWLTRDITIGNPVKLQHLVIYLRQFATLLKAGVSVVESTKILAKQTDSKALKKALMDIEANLREGVQLSEATSKHSKIFSPMYINMVKAGEAGGNMDETLERLAEHYEKQHNTRQKVIAAVSYPAVIAVLAILVVIFLLVSIVPTFVGMFEDFGGELPAITKFVLAASEFMQSFWWLIMLLLLGVVAGLSAMKKNKQSKYYLDFAILRMPIFGKMMQKAVLARMTRTLSSLFSSSVPILQALSIVENVVENEVVGRVVRESRDALEIGQSMTGPMKKHWAFPPLVTQMIAIGEETGSLDAMLGKVADFYEKEVETSTDQLKSLIEPIMIVVLAGLVGTIVTSIMIPMFDIFNHVN; translated from the coding sequence ATGGCTCGCTTTAAGTATTCCGGACGCGACCGGACAAAAAAACGTTCTGGCACGATTACGGCTGGTTCCAAACGTGAAGCATTGGAGAAGCTTCGTGAGGACGGAATCAGGACTACCGAGATTATCGAAGTGCCTGAAACTTGGCTTACAAGAGATATCACGATCGGAAATCCTGTCAAGCTGCAGCATCTGGTCATCTATTTACGCCAGTTTGCTACCTTGTTAAAAGCTGGGGTCTCGGTGGTGGAATCCACTAAGATTTTAGCAAAACAAACGGACAGTAAAGCATTGAAGAAGGCACTGATGGACATCGAAGCAAATCTGCGGGAAGGGGTCCAGCTATCAGAAGCAACCTCCAAGCACAGTAAAATCTTTTCTCCCATGTATATCAATATGGTGAAGGCAGGAGAAGCAGGCGGAAATATGGATGAGACGCTGGAACGGCTCGCTGAACATTATGAAAAGCAGCATAACACCCGGCAGAAGGTTATCGCCGCAGTCAGCTATCCAGCCGTCATTGCGGTACTGGCGATACTGGTAGTCATCTTTTTGCTGGTTTCCATTGTCCCTACATTTGTTGGCATGTTCGAGGATTTTGGCGGTGAATTGCCAGCTATCACCAAATTTGTTCTTGCGGCAAGCGAATTCATGCAATCTTTTTGGTGGCTGATCATGTTATTGCTTTTAGGAGTAGTTGCGGGTCTGTCGGCAATGAAGAAAAATAAGCAGAGCAAATATTATCTTGATTTCGCCATTTTAAGGATGCCGATTTTCGGAAAAATGATGCAAAAAGCAGTCCTGGCCAGAATGACAAGGACCCTTAGTTCACTGTTTTCGAGTTCAGTCCCTATCCTGCAGGCGTTATCAATAGTCGAAAACGTGGTGGAGAATGAAGTGGTCGGAAGAGTCGTCCGGGAGTCACGTGACGCGCTTGAAATCGGACAATCCATGACCGGCCCAATGAAAAAACACTGGGCATTCCCGCCATTAGTCACACAGATGATTGCAATCGGTGAAGAAACAGGATCTCTTGACGCCATGCTGGGAAAAGTAGCCGACTTCTACGAAAAAGAAGTTGAGACAAGTACTGACCAGTTAAAATCATTGATTGAACCAATCATGATCGTCGTTCTTGCCGGACTCGTTGGCACAATCGTTACTTCCATCATGATTCCAATGTTCGACATATTCAATCACGTCAATTGA
- a CDS encoding GspE/PulE family protein, which translates to MRKRLGDLLVETGLLSEAQLQATLADKAAGQKLGDALLQRGLITEQQLIEVLEFQLGIPHISLYRYPFDTKLFTLIPKEMAKRNLVIPLKKEGEKLFVAMADPMDFFTVDDLRLSTGFHIETAIATKDDIIRAINKYYDNNDGLDDLIGISSPAMETVQEENLTEADSPVIRLVNQLLSNASANKASDIHIDPQETKVVIRYRIDGILRVERVLPKHMQNVLIARIKIMSNLDITENRTPQDGRIKVNLDFHPIDLRVSTLPTVFGEKVVMRILDMGSTLNDIEKLGFNTHNLNRFTKMISKPNGIVLITGPTGSGKSSTLYAALNKLNSEEVNIITIEDPVEYQIEGINQIQVNPNVGMTFGAGLRSILRQDPNIIMVGEIRDKETVEVAVRASLTGHLVLSTMHTNDALSSVTRMLDMGVEPFLVASSLSGVVAQRLVRRVCRDCSEAQEPTKREIDIFSKRGISIETVWKGRGCSSCNMTGYRGRLAIHEVLSVDNELRRAIMNEESVTALREIAVRNKTIFLIDDGLLKIKQGLTTTEEVLRVAITE; encoded by the coding sequence ATGAGAAAACGGCTTGGTGACTTATTAGTCGAAACAGGGCTGCTTTCAGAAGCTCAGCTGCAAGCAACCCTTGCTGATAAAGCAGCCGGGCAAAAATTGGGAGATGCACTCCTGCAAAGAGGGCTGATAACAGAACAGCAGCTGATTGAAGTTCTCGAGTTCCAGCTGGGAATTCCGCATATTAGTTTATACCGCTATCCATTTGATACAAAGCTTTTTACGCTCATTCCTAAAGAGATGGCAAAGCGTAATCTAGTGATTCCTCTGAAAAAAGAAGGGGAAAAACTGTTCGTTGCGATGGCGGATCCGATGGACTTTTTCACAGTCGATGATCTCAGGCTGTCAACAGGCTTCCATATTGAAACCGCGATAGCAACCAAGGACGATATCATCCGAGCAATTAATAAATACTACGATAACAACGATGGACTTGACGATTTAATTGGCATCAGCAGCCCGGCAATGGAAACTGTTCAGGAAGAAAATCTGACAGAAGCCGATTCTCCTGTCATCAGGCTGGTGAATCAATTGCTTTCAAATGCGTCTGCCAACAAGGCAAGTGATATCCATATTGACCCGCAGGAAACGAAGGTTGTTATCCGCTATCGGATAGACGGAATTCTTAGGGTGGAACGGGTGCTGCCGAAGCATATGCAAAATGTGCTGATCGCAAGGATTAAGATTATGTCGAATCTCGATATCACAGAGAACAGGACTCCTCAGGATGGAAGAATCAAAGTCAATCTTGATTTTCATCCTATTGACCTTCGTGTTTCCACTTTGCCAACTGTTTTTGGAGAAAAGGTGGTCATGCGAATTCTTGATATGGGCAGCACCTTGAATGACATTGAGAAGCTGGGGTTTAACACGCATAATCTCAACCGGTTTACTAAGATGATTTCGAAACCGAATGGAATTGTTCTGATTACTGGTCCGACTGGCTCCGGGAAATCTTCTACCCTGTATGCCGCTTTGAACAAGCTGAATAGTGAAGAGGTCAACATCATTACGATAGAGGATCCGGTAGAATACCAGATTGAGGGCATCAATCAAATTCAGGTCAACCCGAATGTTGGCATGACCTTCGGCGCAGGTCTGCGGTCAATCCTCCGTCAGGATCCGAACATCATCATGGTAGGTGAAATACGGGATAAAGAGACAGTGGAAGTGGCAGTAAGAGCTTCTTTGACCGGACATCTGGTACTGAGCACGATGCATACGAACGATGCTCTGAGCTCTGTTACGAGGATGCTGGATATGGGAGTCGAGCCTTTCCTTGTCGCTTCTTCGTTAAGTGGAGTAGTCGCTCAGCGTCTTGTCCGGAGGGTGTGCCGGGATTGTTCAGAAGCTCAGGAACCGACAAAGCGTGAAATTGACATTTTTTCTAAAAGAGGAATTTCGATTGAGACTGTCTGGAAGGGAAGAGGATGTTCTTCCTGTAATATGACTGGTTATCGAGGCCGGCTGGCAATCCATGAGGTGCTGTCAGTAGATAACGAACTTCGCAGAGCGATCATGAATGAAGAGTCTGTTACAGCCCTAAGGGAGATAGCAGTAAGGAATAAAACAATCTTCCTGATCGACGATGGATTGCTGAAAATTAAACAGGGACTTACCACGACCGAAGAAGTATTAAGGGTAGCCATAACAGAATAA
- a CDS encoding prepilin peptidase, with the protein MMVTIHSIIIVILFVYGLVLGSFYNVVGLRVPEGKSIVAPRSSCPKCGHQLRATELIPVGSYLIQRGKCRQCKVGISPVYPFFELLTGLLFAGAYLLLGWSGELVIALTLISLFIIITVSDLAYMIIPDKVLLVFAGIFIIERIILPLSPWWDSFAGAVAGFMILLFIAFISKGGMGGGDIKLFALIGFVVGFKTMLLSFFFATFYGAFFGIAAMLLGYVKRKQAIPFGPFIALGTLTAYFYGAEILGWYLQLFVIAL; encoded by the coding sequence ATGATGGTTACGATTCACTCAATAATTATTGTTATACTATTCGTGTACGGCCTAGTCCTAGGCTCCTTCTACAACGTAGTAGGCCTACGTGTCCCAGAAGGAAAATCAATCGTCGCTCCCAGGTCTTCATGTCCAAAGTGCGGGCATCAGCTGCGTGCGACCGAATTGATTCCGGTAGGTTCATATTTAATTCAAAGGGGGAAGTGCCGCCAATGCAAGGTCGGCATTTCGCCCGTTTATCCTTTTTTTGAGCTTTTGACAGGTCTGCTGTTTGCGGGTGCCTATCTTTTGCTTGGTTGGAGCGGTGAATTGGTCATCGCGCTGACTTTGATTTCTTTATTCATCATCATTACGGTGTCCGACCTTGCGTATATGATTATCCCTGATAAGGTGCTGCTTGTATTTGCGGGTATTTTTATTATCGAGCGTATAATTCTTCCTCTATCACCCTGGTGGGACTCATTCGCTGGAGCTGTTGCGGGATTCATGATCCTCTTGTTTATTGCCTTCATCAGCAAAGGGGGAATGGGTGGCGGCGATATCAAGCTCTTTGCGTTGATTGGGTTCGTGGTTGGTTTTAAGACTATGCTTCTATCATTCTTCTTTGCTACCTTTTATGGCGCTTTCTTTGGCATTGCTGCCATGCTGCTCGGATATGTAAAAAGAAAGCAAGCTATTCCATTCGGCCCGTTCATTGCCCTTGGTACTCTAACAGCCTATTTCTATGGTGCAGAAATCTTAGGATGGTATCTTCAACTTTTTGTGATTGCCTTGTAA
- a CDS encoding type II secretion system protein yields the protein MLKAIKKKMKDQRGLTLVELLAVVVILGIISAIAVPSIGGLIDNSKKDAHVGNAQQMVNAAKMAVTADQSLLEEGDKYLTLKYLMTENFLDEIEDPDNGTYKIGGSDTVLESPPAADVSYVVVNEGKVKSVKLINAERGVHTSGNPVAISDLNRSAVNDIPAAPKDTDGTQD from the coding sequence ATGTTGAAAGCAATCAAGAAAAAAATGAAAGATCAAAGAGGTTTGACACTGGTTGAACTTTTGGCTGTAGTTGTAATTTTAGGGATTATTAGTGCGATTGCTGTGCCGAGTATTGGTGGTTTGATTGATAATTCGAAGAAAGATGCACATGTAGGTAATGCACAACAGATGGTAAATGCTGCAAAGATGGCTGTTACAGCGGATCAAAGTTTATTAGAAGAAGGAGATAAGTATTTAACGCTTAAGTATCTTATGACTGAGAACTTCTTAGATGAGATTGAGGATCCAGACAATGGAACTTATAAAATCGGAGGTTCTGATACAGTATTGGAATCTCCACCGGCGGCAGATGTATCATATGTAGTTGTTAATGAAGGTAAAGTAAAATCAGTAAAATTAATTAATGCTGAAAGAGGCGTTCACACTTCAGGTAATCCAGTAGCTATATCAGATCTTAATAGAAGCGCTGTTAATGATATTCCTGCCGCGCCTAAAGATACTGATGGAACTCAAGACTAA
- a CDS encoding PilW family protein, whose amino-acid sequence MRDERGFTLYELLAAISILFVASALIYGVFFGFNKNYNQISEKNNMDQAANLIISTIKQHHLKYDKYMIDYNAAEQTAKIGVNASEQFLGDDRYSLEIRAGSPDPEPFTGEKVIYSNSPLSIQLILKDNTGQTYEIETMIKRY is encoded by the coding sequence TTGAGAGACGAACGTGGATTCACATTATATGAACTGCTTGCTGCGATTTCGATCCTTTTTGTCGCTTCTGCTCTTATTTATGGAGTTTTCTTCGGATTCAATAAAAACTATAACCAGATTTCAGAAAAAAATAATATGGATCAGGCAGCAAACCTGATTATCTCTACTATAAAGCAACATCATTTGAAGTACGATAAATATATGATCGACTACAATGCAGCGGAGCAAACCGCGAAAATTGGGGTAAATGCCAGCGAGCAATTTTTGGGCGATGACAGATATTCCCTTGAAATCAGGGCGGGTTCCCCAGACCCTGAGCCTTTTACTGGTGAAAAAGTAATCTATTCAAACAGTCCTTTATCGATCCAGTTAATTCTCAAAGACAACACCGGACAAACCTATGAAATAGAAACGATGATTAAAAGATATTAG
- a CDS encoding type IV pilus twitching motility protein PilT: MKEKIEHLLRSGFELKASDIHITVGIPPVMRINGDLRRYGTDSITPDEVEEMAKAIIPENSWNVFKSKGELDFSYGIPGISRFRVNAYHQRGCVSLAVRIVPTRIPTLEELELPDILKRIAEKPQGLVLVTGPTGSGKSTTLASLIQYMNMTMRKHIVTLEDPIEYLHKHGNSIIDQREIGLDTNNFANGLRAALRQDPDVILVGEMRDLDTIQTAITAAETGHLVLGTLHTSSAPATINRIIDVFPPGQQAQIRIQLASVLVSVISQRLFPTVDKKGRRSATEILINNAAVANLIRNEKIHQIISIMQTSRIHGMHTLEMDIKELVQRGIVSKETAEPFLMEKMI; this comes from the coding sequence ATGAAGGAAAAAATAGAGCATTTGCTGAGGTCTGGTTTCGAACTTAAGGCATCAGATATTCACATAACTGTCGGCATTCCCCCAGTAATGAGAATCAATGGGGATTTAAGAAGGTATGGAACAGATTCGATTACTCCAGATGAAGTTGAAGAAATGGCCAAAGCCATCATCCCGGAAAATTCCTGGAATGTGTTCAAATCAAAAGGAGAACTAGACTTTTCTTACGGGATACCAGGCATCTCCAGGTTTAGGGTAAATGCTTACCACCAAAGGGGCTGTGTTTCGCTTGCAGTCAGGATTGTTCCTACTAGAATCCCGACATTGGAGGAGCTGGAACTGCCAGATATCCTTAAAAGAATTGCCGAAAAACCACAGGGACTGGTTCTCGTGACAGGACCAACCGGAAGCGGCAAATCTACGACACTGGCATCATTGATCCAGTATATGAACATGACCATGCGGAAGCATATCGTCACATTAGAGGACCCGATTGAATATTTGCATAAGCATGGCAACAGCATTATTGACCAGCGTGAAATTGGTCTGGATACCAATAATTTCGCCAACGGACTGCGCGCAGCTCTCCGCCAGGATCCAGATGTCATCCTGGTAGGGGAAATGCGTGACCTAGATACAATACAGACTGCAATCACAGCTGCTGAAACCGGGCATCTTGTACTTGGCACTCTCCATACTTCAAGTGCCCCAGCCACGATCAATAGAATAATAGATGTTTTTCCTCCGGGACAGCAGGCGCAAATACGGATTCAGCTCGCTTCGGTCCTAGTTTCAGTCATTTCCCAGCGGTTATTTCCTACTGTCGATAAAAAAGGACGCAGGAGCGCAACGGAGATCCTCATCAATAATGCGGCCGTAGCGAATTTAATCAGGAACGAGAAAATCCATCAAATCATCAGTATCATGCAGACCTCCAGAATTCATGGAATGCATACCCTTGAGATGGATATCAAGGAGCTTGTCCAGAGAGGAATTGTCTCCAAGGAAACTGCTGAACCATTCTTAATGGAGAAGATGATTTAA
- a CDS encoding VanW family protein → MNSRQIVKVSLIIIVFSLFTYSFTYFGASAISSPKNVESLYSDQTFIGPINVSNKSKDEARVLLEEKWAEWVSSAKVALIYKEHSYPVTAENLTLLIDQSVSSASSGQKNGLFIQLEYLNGVLPDAIIKQLNQEMLENDLTEAIQSFKEHIVIDLAGYLPKEEPIEVSSASYLLKDKNEEVSAFIDSFPAIELEAESLFSLAAFVAESEMPQLSDHTYSQIATAIYQAVLPTNFLISERHISRQLPDHIDPGFEAKVQFEKKMDFSIYNPNASTYTIEFDWKSPNLEVSVKGAPFLYTYSIHTLDKQEFQPRMIKQFSPLLSAGQKSVKVEGSPGLVVKVVRETHSKEGELMKTEVLSEDFYPPVHRIEVHPLGTAANETGSGTADGEDSIVLPSEGNTAVQPDQSAGETQPVEDEKDDEEADTDNDGLFGNPNEEPK, encoded by the coding sequence GTGAATTCGCGCCAAATAGTAAAAGTCTCTTTGATCATCATTGTTTTTTCACTATTTACCTACAGTTTCACTTATTTTGGTGCTTCTGCTATCAGCTCCCCAAAAAATGTGGAATCGTTATACTCTGACCAGACTTTCATTGGGCCAATCAATGTATCAAATAAATCAAAAGATGAAGCGAGGGTTTTATTGGAAGAAAAGTGGGCCGAATGGGTTTCTAGTGCAAAGGTGGCACTGATATATAAAGAGCATTCTTATCCTGTTACGGCAGAAAATCTTACTCTTTTAATAGATCAGTCAGTCAGCTCTGCGAGTAGTGGACAAAAGAATGGACTTTTCATTCAACTGGAATATTTAAATGGAGTATTGCCCGACGCAATCATTAAACAATTGAACCAGGAAATGCTGGAGAATGATTTAACCGAAGCTATCCAAAGCTTCAAAGAGCATATTGTCATCGATTTGGCCGGGTATCTCCCAAAAGAGGAACCAATTGAAGTTTCTTCGGCTTCTTACCTCCTGAAGGATAAAAATGAGGAAGTTTCTGCATTTATTGACTCTTTCCCGGCTATTGAGCTGGAAGCCGAGTCACTGTTCTCGCTTGCCGCTTTTGTGGCGGAAAGTGAAATGCCACAGCTGTCGGATCATACTTACAGCCAAATAGCGACTGCCATTTATCAGGCCGTCTTGCCCACGAACTTTCTTATATCGGAAAGGCATATAAGCAGGCAGCTTCCAGATCATATTGATCCGGGTTTTGAAGCAAAAGTTCAATTTGAGAAAAAAATGGATTTTAGTATTTATAACCCCAACGCCTCGACTTATACAATCGAATTCGACTGGAAAAGCCCCAACCTGGAAGTGTCGGTTAAGGGAGCGCCATTCTTATACACTTACAGTATTCACACTTTAGACAAGCAGGAATTTCAACCGAGGATGATCAAGCAATTTTCACCGCTTTTAAGTGCTGGCCAAAAGTCTGTAAAAGTGGAGGGAAGTCCTGGTCTGGTCGTGAAGGTCGTTCGCGAAACCCATTCTAAAGAAGGTGAACTGATGAAAACAGAGGTATTGTCTGAAGATTTTTATCCTCCAGTCCACCGCATAGAAGTTCATCCTTTAGGAACAGCTGCCAATGAAACTGGATCTGGAACTGCTGATGGGGAAGATTCAATCGTTTTACCTAGTGAGGGTAATACAGCCGTGCAGCCAGACCAATCTGCAGGAGAAACGCAGCCTGTTGAAGATGAAAAGGACGATGAAGAAGCTGATACCGATAACGATGGACTATTCGGAAATCCGAATGAAGAACCAAAGTAA